The following are encoded in a window of Candidatus Cloacimonadota bacterium genomic DNA:
- a CDS encoding CBS domain-containing protein has product DSQGFLVGIITDGDLRRLMTREGDILENTAEDVMGKKPKSITQDSLAVDALNLMEDFKITMLPVADNDGKPIGMLHMHDLIKAGVVS; this is encoded by the coding sequence GACAGTCAGGGTTTTCTGGTTGGTATCATTACAGACGGAGATCTAAGACGCTTGATGACGAGAGAAGGTGATATTTTAGAAAATACTGCTGAAGATGTGATGGGCAAAAAGCCGAAGTCCATTACTCAGGACTCATTAGCAGTTGATGCTTTAAATCTTATGGAGGATTTTAAGATTACGATGTTACCGGTTGCTGATAATGATGGTAAACCTATCGGAATGTTACACATGCACGACTTGATA